Proteins co-encoded in one Balneolaceae bacterium genomic window:
- a CDS encoding LptF/LptG family permease, which yields MKKLDRYIFFRILILTVFMLAVLICIFILIDFSENSDDFADKGATFAQIWNQYYFNYIPEMIRLVIPVAVFTACLFLTGQMTERLEITAIKASGISLYRLVLPYLFIGVFLAGIISYLDAYIIPEANSERIEFEQEFLSKGSERIDRGGIFRQDSDSTIININFFDPNTNVGYRVFLTEFNGNNIDRITQASRMMWVDSTSHWVIDRPTTRIMRDKKVEVKSSEREVFDINILPRDLARRTSDIYQLTYPKAFQYIQSIERIGAGGISLPKVQLYGRIAYPFSIVVVSLIGFALAADKRKGGKGFYIAAGLGISFIYLVMMKVIEPFGAADTLSPIFAAVFPHAFFLILGIILLLFTRK from the coding sequence ATGAAAAAACTTGATCGGTATATTTTTTTCCGCATCCTGATACTGACAGTTTTCATGCTGGCTGTATTGATCTGTATCTTCATTCTAATCGATTTTTCGGAGAACAGTGATGATTTTGCCGACAAGGGAGCCACATTTGCCCAAATTTGGAATCAGTACTATTTCAATTATATCCCGGAAATGATTCGCCTGGTTATACCGGTTGCTGTGTTTACAGCCTGCCTGTTTTTAACCGGCCAAATGACGGAACGCCTTGAAATTACAGCTATCAAAGCATCTGGTATCAGTTTATACCGGCTGGTTTTACCCTATCTTTTTATTGGTGTGTTTCTTGCCGGTATTATCAGTTATCTGGACGCATATATCATCCCGGAGGCAAATTCGGAGCGTATCGAGTTCGAGCAGGAGTTTCTGTCTAAGGGAAGTGAACGGATTGACCGGGGCGGAATATTTCGCCAGGATTCAGACAGCACAATTATCAACATCAACTTTTTTGATCCGAATACAAACGTTGGCTATCGTGTATTTCTAACTGAATTTAACGGCAACAATATTGACCGTATCACACAAGCCAGCCGTATGATGTGGGTTGATTCAACCTCTCACTGGGTTATCGACAGGCCCACTACCCGTATCATGAGAGATAAAAAGGTAGAGGTGAAATCTTCTGAGCGTGAAGTGTTTGATATCAATATTTTACCGAGAGACCTGGCCCGCCGGACTTCTGATATTTATCAACTTACATATCCAAAAGCGTTCCAGTACATTCAATCCATAGAACGTATCGGAGCCGGCGGAATTAGTTTACCTAAAGTTCAACTTTATGGCAGAATAGCTTACCCATTTTCGATTGTGGTAGTTAGCCTCATTGGCTTTGCCCTGGCTGCCGATAAGCGGAAAGGCGGAAAAGGATTCTATATAGCAGCCGGCCTCGGTATCAGCTTTATCTACCTCGTAATGATGAAAGTAATTGAACCATTCGGAGCAGCAGATACTCTCTCACCAATATTTGCTGCAGTCTTTCCTCATGCCTTTTTCCTGATATTAGGAATAATACTGCTTCTGTTTACAAGGAAGTAG